A DNA window from Ornithinimicrobium humiphilum contains the following coding sequences:
- a CDS encoding helix-turn-helix domain-containing protein, with amino-acid sequence MSFYLGPTRPVTSLSTWEEVELAAQGGLLEENQWVELKKDLGPANKAVNTELAKDLASLSVDGGLLIFGVADDGTPVGCDAEAIIPRISQVAGHGITPALSPVIHNPIPHPEDPGKAVLIVAVPASPVGPHMVDDRYWGRSSHGKQVLSDPDVRRLLLLRAAAQEGFEDRLRALAADDPLDSRVVGGPENGHLYVLAEPLGPIPHPHPLSDADLLREQLRKVSPSGWRSGLEKCSSSGRDPDGAALVTIAEEVAADRERGLTFVSLKDDGRLVVVSGGATAVLPQRGGEHRGILIGLITRLTYQTLQLVRNLSLDAWGYQGPWQVGVLATDLRGLPPLLDALDSVGEYRAADYQRTIVTTPATWGGSGSADEAAEQLLSGFFRGLGIDGWSVDVMLRRHG; translated from the coding sequence GTGAGTTTCTACCTTGGCCCCACCCGGCCCGTGACCAGCCTCAGCACCTGGGAGGAGGTGGAGCTCGCCGCCCAGGGTGGGCTGCTGGAGGAGAACCAGTGGGTCGAGCTCAAGAAGGACCTCGGCCCGGCCAACAAGGCTGTCAACACCGAGCTCGCCAAGGACCTCGCATCGCTGTCCGTCGACGGCGGCCTGCTCATCTTCGGGGTGGCCGACGACGGAACGCCGGTCGGCTGCGACGCCGAGGCCATCATCCCCCGCATCTCCCAGGTCGCCGGGCACGGCATCACCCCGGCGCTCTCCCCCGTCATCCACAACCCGATCCCCCACCCGGAGGACCCGGGCAAGGCGGTGCTCATCGTCGCCGTCCCCGCCTCCCCCGTCGGTCCGCACATGGTCGACGACCGGTACTGGGGACGGTCCTCCCACGGCAAGCAGGTGCTGTCGGACCCCGACGTCCGGCGGCTCCTCCTCCTCAGAGCCGCCGCCCAGGAGGGGTTCGAGGACCGGTTGCGTGCCCTGGCAGCCGACGACCCCCTGGACTCCCGGGTCGTCGGTGGCCCCGAGAACGGTCACCTCTACGTGCTTGCCGAGCCCCTCGGGCCGATCCCGCACCCGCACCCTCTCTCCGACGCCGACCTGCTCCGCGAGCAGCTGCGCAAGGTCTCCCCCTCGGGGTGGAGGTCCGGGCTGGAGAAATGCTCGAGCTCGGGTCGGGATCCGGACGGCGCCGCGCTCGTCACCATCGCTGAGGAGGTGGCGGCCGACCGCGAACGAGGGCTCACCTTCGTCTCTCTCAAGGATGACGGTCGGCTGGTCGTGGTGTCCGGTGGGGCCACGGCCGTCCTGCCGCAGCGTGGTGGCGAGCACCGGGGGATCCTTATCGGCCTGATCACCAGGCTCACGTATCAGACGCTCCAGCTCGTGCGGAACCTCAGTCTTGACGCCTGGGGGTACCAGGGGCCCTGGCAGGTTGGCGTGCTCGCCACCGACCTGCGTGGACTGCCGCCCCTGCTCGACGCCCTCGACAGCGTGGGCGAGTATCGGGCGGCCGACTACCAGCGCACGATCGTCACGACGCCGGCAACGTGGGGCGGCAGCGGGTCGGCCGACGAGGCCGCTGAGCAGCTGCTCTCAGGCTTCTTCCGCGGCCTCGGCATCGACGGGTGGAGCGTCGATGTAATGCTGAGGCGCCACGGCTGA
- a CDS encoding DUF3854 domain-containing protein, whose amino-acid sequence MDQLTRTVEALRWSIEDYRPAITSAVQAEKLVLSAVAPLVAVAAGLRTLTREQSRAFGEDKLGGSPNSTARKQLQRMCTPAGLAMPWWRPDTLADALTAAERLGQASTPRMPPASSWQVRPDEPMADATGKPRKYENLTGQATVIGVHPSTPRSWLGARRVLLTEGLLKGASALTGLLLESGVDADKLRLTDAEKDMGPDALADAARNRLRDIMAGVPERHRVLVLVVVGVGNWHHNPEWNAIDLRGGKEVMVAFDGDVETNPAVYAQALQLFQMVENKGGEPSWLRIPDDGDAKRGIDDFLAVGTFGELLAGLERELPEPPKAETVLRNGDTRMNEEELRYEKFTQVTDEFGGTSSAWVRVNDIIGRVAATVQRRPATEAELETGRFDARASDDAEGDVKVEISLRGPDGNRVDATVHGPARLLAEPPDRWHLTEGARVPVRVLEQADWPPKDPDWLAGAKRHRVEERKRSFVWQQMGWVPTEAASPVFIAGNSVVGARGDAAAQAAPGITDREVPAASRFGLHPLVLEDGHMDKAAVADAVRTVLSTYTAGAWSSDGVAAVALAAALRPTVPVLPNSVIFFSGARRSGKALPMSTVLPTPVGNVCLGDLAVGDIVLAGDGTPTRVRSMSEVHRAPCVRVHLADGRELVTSTNHLWRARTRAQVEAGHEPMSERVRAGLESVGSGSAATLEALADALGLPEPLLEAWVVSAGIPFEDLASTYGPVRVYPVGEVLALASAMRGTDDPDHPTPFTTVTATALAVMCTTGTVQVDDGNGGWVDVDLVTVADTEWVRCITVEHWTGTFQAGDAVTTHNSWTAKQVMSFWQEKPGAFDRALPGTAADTGYYMENAVAHTPIWVADDVAPTVDKRKAEMTEAKIGDIIRAVFNQASKGRMHASGSTREMMRPRALFMVTAENPQAAASEMDRVVHVVTGEKFFGDDAAKDACDELARTSLVANHVTAACVQMVAASINRSGSWADVVAHWKVLRTNAIDFSLRKMGGGGKASRHAEMAGDLLLGLEVLDRLVAEVGLRDEFGPTVHKLRLALISYVRISLNDADATSPGVSIIRALRAALASGSMHLATSTSGQPPYLNSDDLNEQVRINQMLGWSYPSAEGQGERPGGRRVGELVQYGGAWYALFDPSVAFNEAQRAHPELILHGSKAEPTWASAWSEGLCGGPWARKKTRGGRLRSTARVQGRDVVQVPLSVLLGLDEPDSKAQQDPALGLIG is encoded by the coding sequence GTGGACCAACTCACTCGCACCGTAGAAGCCCTGCGTTGGTCCATCGAGGACTACCGCCCCGCCATCACCTCCGCCGTGCAGGCCGAGAAGCTCGTGCTCTCCGCCGTCGCCCCGCTCGTCGCCGTCGCCGCCGGCCTGCGCACCCTCACCCGGGAGCAGTCGCGCGCCTTCGGCGAGGACAAGCTCGGCGGCTCCCCCAACTCCACCGCCCGCAAGCAGCTGCAGCGCATGTGCACCCCCGCCGGGCTCGCCATGCCCTGGTGGCGTCCCGACACTCTCGCCGACGCCCTCACCGCCGCCGAGCGCCTCGGCCAGGCGTCCACGCCCCGGATGCCCCCGGCCTCCTCCTGGCAGGTCCGTCCCGACGAGCCGATGGCCGACGCCACCGGCAAGCCGCGCAAGTACGAGAACCTCACCGGCCAGGCCACCGTCATCGGCGTGCACCCCTCCACACCGCGCTCGTGGTTGGGTGCACGCCGAGTCCTCCTCACCGAGGGCCTCCTCAAGGGTGCCTCCGCCCTCACCGGGCTGCTGCTGGAGTCCGGCGTCGACGCCGACAAGCTGCGCCTGACCGACGCGGAGAAGGACATGGGCCCCGACGCCCTCGCCGACGCCGCCCGCAACCGGCTGCGCGACATCATGGCCGGCGTCCCCGAGCGCCACCGCGTCCTCGTCCTCGTCGTCGTTGGTGTCGGCAACTGGCACCACAACCCCGAGTGGAACGCCATCGACCTGCGCGGCGGAAAGGAGGTCATGGTCGCCTTCGACGGTGACGTCGAGACCAACCCGGCCGTCTACGCCCAGGCGCTCCAGCTGTTCCAGATGGTCGAGAACAAGGGTGGCGAGCCGTCCTGGCTGCGCATCCCCGACGACGGTGACGCCAAGCGCGGCATCGACGACTTCCTCGCCGTCGGCACCTTCGGCGAGCTGCTCGCCGGGCTCGAGCGCGAGCTGCCCGAGCCGCCGAAGGCCGAGACCGTCCTGCGCAACGGCGACACCCGCATGAACGAGGAGGAGCTGCGGTACGAGAAGTTCACGCAGGTCACCGACGAGTTCGGCGGCACGTCCTCGGCGTGGGTCCGCGTCAACGACATCATCGGCCGCGTCGCCGCCACCGTGCAGCGCCGCCCCGCCACCGAGGCCGAGCTGGAGACCGGACGCTTCGACGCCCGCGCCTCAGACGACGCCGAGGGCGACGTCAAGGTCGAGATTTCGCTCCGTGGCCCTGACGGGAACCGCGTCGACGCAACCGTTCACGGCCCTGCCCGCCTGCTGGCCGAGCCGCCGGACCGCTGGCACCTCACCGAGGGTGCCCGCGTGCCAGTGAGGGTCCTGGAGCAGGCCGACTGGCCGCCCAAGGACCCCGACTGGCTGGCGGGGGCGAAGCGCCACCGGGTCGAGGAGCGCAAGCGCAGCTTCGTCTGGCAGCAGATGGGCTGGGTCCCGACCGAGGCCGCCTCCCCCGTCTTCATCGCCGGCAACAGCGTCGTCGGGGCACGCGGCGACGCCGCCGCCCAGGCCGCCCCCGGCATCACCGACCGCGAGGTGCCCGCCGCCTCCCGCTTCGGCCTGCACCCGCTCGTGCTCGAGGACGGGCACATGGACAAGGCCGCCGTCGCCGACGCCGTCCGCACCGTGCTGTCCACCTACACCGCCGGCGCCTGGTCCTCCGACGGTGTCGCTGCCGTCGCCCTCGCCGCGGCGCTGCGCCCGACCGTGCCGGTGCTGCCGAACTCGGTCATCTTCTTCTCCGGCGCCCGACGCTCCGGCAAGGCCCTGCCGATGTCGACGGTCCTGCCGACCCCGGTCGGGAACGTCTGCCTGGGCGACCTGGCCGTCGGCGACATCGTCCTGGCCGGTGACGGCACCCCCACCCGGGTGCGGTCCATGTCGGAGGTGCACCGCGCCCCCTGCGTCCGGGTCCACCTCGCCGACGGCCGCGAGCTCGTCACCTCCACCAACCACCTGTGGCGGGCCCGCACCCGCGCCCAGGTCGAGGCGGGCCACGAGCCGATGTCGGAGCGGGTCCGCGCCGGCCTGGAGTCCGTCGGCTCCGGTTCCGCGGCGACCCTGGAGGCCCTCGCCGACGCCCTCGGCCTGCCCGAGCCGCTCCTGGAGGCGTGGGTGGTCTCCGCCGGCATCCCGTTCGAGGACCTGGCGTCCACCTACGGCCCGGTGCGCGTCTACCCCGTCGGTGAGGTGCTGGCGCTGGCCTCGGCGATGCGCGGCACCGACGACCCCGACCACCCGACCCCGTTCACCACCGTCACCGCCACCGCCCTGGCGGTCATGTGCACCACCGGCACGGTGCAGGTCGACGACGGCAACGGCGGCTGGGTCGACGTCGACCTGGTCACGGTCGCCGACACCGAGTGGGTGCGCTGCATCACCGTCGAGCACTGGACCGGCACCTTCCAGGCCGGTGACGCGGTGACGACGCACAACTCGTGGACCGCCAAGCAGGTCATGTCGTTCTGGCAGGAGAAGCCCGGTGCGTTCGACCGTGCCCTGCCCGGCACCGCCGCCGACACCGGCTACTACATGGAGAACGCCGTCGCGCACACCCCCATCTGGGTCGCCGACGACGTGGCCCCCACGGTGGACAAGCGCAAGGCCGAGATGACCGAGGCGAAAATCGGCGACATCATCCGGGCCGTCTTCAACCAGGCATCCAAGGGCCGTATGCACGCCTCAGGCTCGACCCGGGAGATGATGCGCCCGCGTGCCCTGTTCATGGTGACCGCGGAGAACCCTCAGGCCGCGGCCTCCGAGATGGACCGCGTGGTGCACGTGGTCACCGGGGAGAAGTTCTTCGGCGACGACGCCGCCAAGGACGCCTGCGACGAGCTGGCGCGAACGTCGCTGGTCGCCAACCACGTCACCGCCGCGTGCGTGCAGATGGTCGCCGCGTCCATCAACCGCTCCGGCTCCTGGGCCGACGTGGTGGCGCACTGGAAAGTGCTGCGCACCAACGCCATCGACTTCTCGCTGCGCAAGATGGGCGGCGGCGGCAAGGCGTCGCGTCACGCCGAGATGGCCGGCGACCTGCTGCTGGGGCTGGAGGTGCTGGACCGCCTCGTCGCCGAGGTCGGGCTGCGCGACGAGTTCGGCCCCACCGTGCACAAGCTGCGCCTGGCGCTCATCTCCTACGTGCGCATCAGCCTCAACGACGCCGACGCCACCAGCCCCGGCGTCTCCATCATCCGGGCGCTGCGTGCCGCGCTGGCGTCGGGGTCGATGCACCTGGCGACGTCCACCAGCGGTCAGCCGCCGTACCTGAACTCCGACGACCTCAACGAGCAGGTCCGCATCAACCAGATGCTCGGCTGGTCCTACCCGTCGGCCGAGGGCCAGGGCGAACGTCCCGGCGGCCGGCGCGTCGGTGAACTCGTTCAGTACGGGGGCGCCTGGTACGCCCTGTTCGACCCGTCGGTAGCGTTCAACGAGGCCCAGCGGGCCCACCCCGAGCTCATCCTGCACGGCTCGAAGGCGGAGCCGACATGGGCCTCGGCGTGGTCGGAAGGCCTGTGCGGCGGGCCGTGGGCGCGCAAGAAGACCCGCGGCGGCCGGCTACGCTCAACGGCGCGGGTCCAGGGCCGCGACGTTGTCCAGGTCCCGCTGAGCGTGCTGCTGGGCCTGGACGAGCCGGACAGTAAGGCGCAGCAGGACCCGGCCTTGGGGCTTATCGGCTGA
- a CDS encoding type I restriction-modification system subunit M has product MSLTNNDSQTMTQRQLESTLWAAANALRGPVDPGDFKAYVFPVMFFKWISDTWDYWHATALEEWGEELTDEIEADYQPFVVPDGCHWSDVHQTVTNVGVTLNTALQRIEQANPDLVGVFGDVNWANKQRLPETALVALLETFHEVKLDPNHVKGDMLGAAYEYLLREFAEASGKKAGEFFTPRHVVHLLVKILDPKPGDHIVDPACGSGGMLVETINAVSEAGGDPRTLRLHGQEINLTTSAIAKMNLYLHGLSDFTIRRGDTFREPKFVTKGKLDRFDVVIANPPFSLQNWGAAQWSNDPYGRAFCGVPPAKNGDFAWIQHMISVMREDTGRVGVVMPHGVLFRGGKEGDIRQCLVEKDLLEAVIGLPNNLFYSTSIPVALLIFRKTKPAERQGKVLFVDASARFAPGKNQNTMSDADIETVHAAYAQGEDIDGEDGLHLRLVDLEEIAGNNFDLNIGRYITTEAAVEVDVEAALAAYHDARAELRAAERVLDEKLKAAGFSA; this is encoded by the coding sequence TTGAGCCTCACCAACAACGACTCGCAGACCATGACCCAGCGGCAGCTGGAGTCCACTTTGTGGGCCGCGGCGAACGCGCTGCGCGGCCCTGTCGACCCCGGTGACTTCAAGGCGTACGTCTTCCCGGTCATGTTCTTCAAGTGGATCAGCGACACCTGGGACTACTGGCACGCCACCGCTCTCGAGGAGTGGGGCGAGGAGCTCACCGACGAGATCGAGGCTGACTACCAACCCTTCGTCGTGCCGGACGGGTGTCACTGGTCCGACGTGCACCAGACCGTCACCAACGTCGGCGTGACGCTCAACACCGCGCTGCAGCGGATCGAGCAGGCCAACCCCGACCTCGTCGGTGTCTTCGGCGACGTGAACTGGGCGAACAAGCAACGCCTGCCCGAGACCGCCCTGGTCGCTCTGCTCGAGACCTTCCACGAGGTCAAGCTCGACCCGAACCACGTCAAGGGCGACATGCTCGGCGCCGCCTACGAGTACCTGCTGCGCGAGTTCGCCGAGGCCTCAGGCAAGAAGGCCGGAGAGTTCTTCACCCCCCGCCACGTCGTCCACCTGCTCGTCAAAATCCTTGACCCGAAGCCCGGCGACCACATCGTCGACCCGGCCTGCGGTTCCGGCGGGATGCTGGTGGAGACGATCAATGCGGTGTCGGAAGCCGGGGGCGACCCGCGGACGCTGCGTCTGCACGGTCAGGAGATCAACCTGACCACCAGCGCCATCGCCAAGATGAACCTCTACCTGCACGGCCTGAGCGACTTCACGATCCGCCGCGGTGACACCTTCCGCGAGCCGAAGTTCGTGACCAAGGGCAAGCTCGACCGGTTCGACGTCGTCATCGCCAACCCGCCGTTCAGCCTGCAGAACTGGGGCGCGGCGCAGTGGTCCAACGACCCCTACGGCCGCGCGTTCTGCGGTGTGCCACCGGCCAAGAACGGCGACTTCGCCTGGATCCAGCACATGATCTCGGTGATGCGCGAGGACACCGGCCGGGTCGGTGTCGTCATGCCCCACGGCGTGCTCTTCCGCGGCGGCAAGGAAGGCGACATCCGGCAGTGCCTGGTCGAGAAGGACCTGCTGGAGGCGGTCATCGGTCTGCCCAACAACCTGTTCTACTCCACGTCCATCCCGGTGGCGCTGCTCATCTTCCGAAAGACCAAGCCCGCCGAGCGGCAGGGCAAGGTGCTCTTCGTGGACGCCTCGGCGCGTTTCGCTCCGGGGAAGAACCAGAACACGATGTCCGACGCCGACATCGAGACCGTCCACGCCGCCTACGCCCAGGGTGAGGACATCGACGGCGAGGACGGCCTGCACCTGCGCCTGGTCGACCTCGAGGAGATCGCCGGCAACAACTTCGACCTCAACATCGGGCGGTACATCACCACCGAAGCCGCGGTCGAGGTCGACGTGGAGGCTGCCCTGGCCGCCTACCACGACGCCCGGGCCGAGCTGCGCGCCGCCGAGCGGGTGCTGGACGAGAAACTGAAGGCGGCTGGTTTCAGTGCGTGA